A single genomic interval of Sinorhizobium meliloti harbors:
- a CDS encoding BON domain-containing protein codes for MSDIRLRQDILDELEYEPSIDAANIGVTVEDGVVTLTGHVHSFAEKHTAERVAQRVKRVRAIAEEIEVRLPENKKTADDEIASRVVKILTWGAAIAELKDIQVKVENGYVTLEGTVDFYFQRNAAESLVRRLTGITGVDNRLRIRPMMDLLDLRHGIREALKRNAEIEAENIDVEVSGSHVTLRGKVQSRRERAVAERAAWSARGVTAVEDHLKIEEPRRRLNT; via the coding sequence ATGAGCGACATTCGCCTGCGCCAGGACATCCTGGATGAGCTCGAATATGAACCCAGCATAGACGCCGCGAACATCGGAGTAACGGTCGAGGATGGCGTTGTCACTTTAACGGGCCATGTTCACAGCTTTGCGGAAAAACACACTGCGGAACGGGTTGCGCAACGGGTGAAGCGCGTGCGCGCAATCGCCGAGGAAATCGAAGTGCGGCTACCGGAGAACAAAAAGACCGCCGATGACGAAATCGCCAGCCGCGTGGTAAAAATTCTCACCTGGGGAGCCGCAATTGCCGAGCTCAAGGACATCCAGGTCAAGGTTGAAAACGGTTACGTGACCCTGGAGGGAACGGTCGATTTCTATTTCCAGCGCAATGCGGCCGAGAGCTTGGTGCGTCGCTTGACGGGCATCACCGGTGTCGACAACCGACTGAGGATTCGTCCCATGATGGATTTGCTCGACCTCAGGCATGGCATCAGAGAGGCGCTGAAACGCAATGCTGAGATAGAGGCCGAAAACATCGACGTAGAAGTATCCGGCAGTCATGTCACATTGCGTGGGAAGGTTCAAAGCCGGCGCGAGAGAGCAGTGGCCGAGCGAGCGGCCTGGTCGGCTCGAGGCGTCACGGCTGTCGAGGATCACTTGAAAATCGAAGAACCCCGACGCCGGCTCAATACCTGA
- a CDS encoding universal stress protein, giving the protein MTYKTILLVIGANEHENDLTAAADLCAAADAHLSVLLVKLAAPPPIGDYAAMSVAWLDERTDDVQHLDGAVERARATLKVLGISFEANGIYCETAWADSDVGNRARYADITLIGASLKPDSPLRARAIDGALFYSARPVLLATNRQSVTLRPRKILLAWNSSMESARAAREALELMESAEEVNVVVVDPSAASAKNGEEPGADVATYLARHGIEVTVDRLPSAGRRVDEVLNQHAIDTSADLIVMGAYGHTRLRERIFGGVTKAMIEAPMVPVLMVR; this is encoded by the coding sequence ATGACCTACAAGACAATTCTTTTGGTGATCGGCGCCAATGAGCACGAAAATGATCTAACAGCGGCAGCGGATCTCTGCGCGGCCGCCGATGCGCATTTATCAGTTCTTCTGGTCAAGCTCGCTGCACCACCACCAATCGGAGATTATGCGGCCATGTCGGTCGCCTGGCTCGACGAACGGACCGACGATGTACAGCACCTGGACGGGGCGGTGGAGAGGGCTAGGGCGACGCTGAAGGTCCTTGGGATCTCATTCGAGGCAAATGGCATCTATTGCGAGACCGCATGGGCCGACAGCGATGTGGGCAATCGCGCACGCTATGCCGACATTACATTGATCGGGGCGAGCCTGAAGCCGGATTCTCCGTTGCGAGCGCGAGCCATTGACGGAGCACTCTTCTATTCGGCGCGACCCGTTCTGCTCGCAACCAATCGCCAATCCGTTACACTGCGTCCAAGAAAGATTCTCCTCGCATGGAACTCGAGCATGGAATCCGCGAGAGCAGCCCGCGAAGCATTGGAACTGATGGAGAGCGCCGAGGAGGTGAATGTCGTGGTGGTTGATCCAAGCGCAGCTTCGGCCAAAAACGGCGAAGAACCGGGTGCTGATGTTGCCACCTATCTCGCTCGCCATGGCATCGAAGTGACCGTCGATCGCCTCCCGAGCGCCGGTCGCCGTGTCGACGAGGTTCTCAACCAGCATGCCATTGATACCTCTGCCGATCTGATCGTGATGGGCGCATACGGGCATACACGTCTTCGCGAAAGGATATTCGGCGGCGTTACCAAGGCGATGATTGAAGCACCTATGGTACCGGTCCTGATGGTGCGCTGA
- a CDS encoding universal stress protein produces MTYKTVLLVLDANYEADLTAAADLCVAANAHLSVLLVKVAAPPRFGDHAGLSVAWLDNQAAEFEQLEKAIEAVRATLKEVGLSFDVAGEYTEPARADDLVGERARYADVALIGTSMDPSLRARAIEGALFYSPCPVLLAPRRQSVTLLPRRILLAWNASLESKRAAREALDMMKSAEGVNVVLVDPAASRWNGHEPGADVATYLARHGIKVTVDRLPSAERPVDEVLNEHAIDTTADLIVIGAYGHTRLRQMIFGGVTKAMIAAPIVPVLLVR; encoded by the coding sequence ATGACCTACAAGACAGTCCTTCTCGTACTCGATGCAAACTATGAAGCGGACCTCACAGCGGCGGCAGATCTCTGCGTCGCTGCCAATGCTCATCTCTCGGTCTTGCTGGTGAAGGTCGCGGCTCCACCCCGGTTCGGGGACCATGCGGGCCTCTCGGTCGCATGGCTCGACAATCAGGCGGCCGAGTTCGAACAGCTCGAAAAGGCCATCGAGGCGGTACGAGCGACGCTCAAGGAAGTGGGGTTATCGTTCGACGTCGCCGGCGAATACACCGAGCCTGCACGGGCCGACGACCTGGTCGGAGAGCGGGCACGCTACGCTGATGTTGCATTGATCGGAACCAGCATGGACCCGTCATTGCGGGCGCGCGCCATCGAAGGCGCCCTTTTCTATTCGCCCTGCCCGGTCCTGCTTGCGCCCCGTCGCCAATCGGTAACCTTGCTTCCGAGGAGGATTCTGCTGGCGTGGAACGCCAGTCTCGAATCCAAGAGGGCCGCTCGCGAAGCGCTCGACATGATGAAAAGTGCCGAAGGCGTAAACGTGGTATTGGTCGACCCTGCGGCCTCTCGCTGGAACGGCCATGAACCTGGCGCAGATGTTGCGACTTATCTTGCCCGCCACGGCATTAAGGTGACTGTCGATCGGCTTCCCAGCGCCGAACGTCCGGTCGACGAGGTCCTCAACGAGCATGCAATTGATACCACCGCCGACCTGATCGTAATCGGCGCATATGGACATACACGTCTTCGCCAGATGATTTTCGGCGGTGTCACGAAGGCCATGATCGCGGCCCCGATCGTGCCAGTGTTGCTGGTCCGCTGA
- a CDS encoding pyridoxamine 5'-phosphate oxidase family protein, which yields MFIKEMSRHECSSVIQAGRLARLACCNEGRPYVVPITYAFTGNCIYCFSMPGQKIDWMRANPHVCLQVDEFSGERQWKSVLVFGRYQELPPEGRWQRECVHAWSLLEARPNWWEPGGLKPAPQAIAGSSPHVFFCVDIEDMTGRAAHEGEA from the coding sequence ATGTTCATCAAGGAAATGTCCCGTCACGAATGCAGCAGCGTCATTCAGGCCGGTCGTCTGGCTCGTCTTGCTTGCTGTAACGAAGGCAGGCCGTATGTCGTGCCAATCACTTATGCATTTACGGGCAACTGCATTTACTGCTTTTCTATGCCCGGCCAGAAGATCGACTGGATGCGCGCCAACCCGCATGTATGCCTTCAAGTCGATGAGTTTTCAGGCGAACGGCAGTGGAAAAGCGTCCTTGTATTCGGCCGCTATCAGGAGCTGCCGCCGGAAGGGCGATGGCAGAGAGAGTGCGTGCATGCCTGGTCGCTTCTCGAGGCGCGACCAAATTGGTGGGAACCGGGCGGGCTGAAGCCCGCACCACAAGCGATCGCAGGCTCTTCGCCGCATGTCTTTTTCTGTGTCGATATCGAAGACATGACCGGCCGTGCTGCACACGAAGGTGAAGCATGA
- a CDS encoding Crp/Fnr family transcriptional regulator, which translates to MSVQVVAMQDRLTAAICGLIVPVTDLSSLFHRQPIERFEPGRAIFWEGDEAADVFEVADGMLRALRLLGDGRRFIVGFLRPGDLLGVSLKERYLYTVEAISPVQLRRFPRRRFEDEVARHSHLQQQLFSRLRDEMTAAQDQAVLLSRRSAEEKLANFFLMMRRSENSKHTSVVDLPMTRLDIADYLGMTIETVSRTITKFATSGVIAAPERRSITVLKMETLRSLADGDEREHWVPSRIAPARYAAGSA; encoded by the coding sequence ATGAGCGTTCAAGTCGTAGCAATGCAGGATCGTCTCACTGCAGCGATATGCGGGCTGATAGTGCCAGTAACGGACCTATCTTCCCTATTTCATCGGCAGCCAATCGAAAGGTTTGAGCCCGGTCGGGCCATATTCTGGGAGGGCGATGAGGCCGCTGACGTCTTCGAGGTCGCGGATGGAATGCTGCGCGCATTGCGGCTGCTCGGCGACGGCCGGCGGTTTATCGTAGGCTTCTTGCGTCCCGGAGATCTCCTCGGCGTGTCGCTTAAGGAGCGTTATCTCTACACGGTCGAGGCGATCTCCCCAGTGCAGCTTCGCCGCTTCCCTCGCCGCCGTTTCGAAGACGAAGTGGCGCGGCATTCACACTTACAGCAGCAACTTTTCTCGAGGTTACGTGACGAAATGACTGCCGCGCAAGATCAGGCCGTCCTTCTTTCCCGCCGGAGCGCTGAGGAAAAGCTTGCGAACTTCTTCCTGATGATGAGGCGGAGCGAGAACTCCAAGCACACTTCGGTGGTCGACCTGCCCATGACGCGACTCGACATCGCCGATTATCTCGGCATGACAATCGAGACGGTATCCCGCACTATAACAAAGTTTGCGACAAGCGGCGTCATCGCGGCACCGGAACGGCGCTCGATCACGGTGTTGAAGATGGAGACCCTTCGATCGCTCGCGGACGGTGACGAAAGGGAGCACTGGGTGCCCTCGCGTATAGCGCCCGCGCGCTATGCAGCCGGCAGTGCTTGA
- a CDS encoding response regulator, giving the protein MANARTLPEHILVVDDDARIRQMLARYFEEEGYRVSLAGDGLEMRECLDKESIDIILLDLVLPGEDGLALARGIRARSDVPLIMLTGRNDVVDRVVGLEVGADDYIAKPFHLREVLARVRGVLRRRQPQQSQSDRETPSAEVYCFEGLRLDIDRRQLVADDDGREVPLTTGEFDMLCVLVKHAGRVLQRELLMDLTRGRNLEAFDRTIDAQIARLRRKIERDPTRPALIKSVRGVGYVFSARATRHRS; this is encoded by the coding sequence ATGGCAAACGCACGAACCTTGCCCGAGCACATTCTCGTGGTCGATGACGACGCGAGAATCCGGCAGATGCTCGCGCGGTACTTCGAAGAGGAAGGATACCGCGTCAGTCTGGCCGGCGACGGACTCGAGATGCGCGAGTGCCTCGACAAAGAGTCAATCGACATCATTCTGCTCGACCTTGTACTGCCTGGCGAGGATGGATTGGCACTTGCGCGCGGCATACGGGCGCGCTCGGATGTGCCTTTGATAATGTTGACTGGTCGCAATGACGTTGTCGACCGGGTGGTCGGGCTGGAGGTGGGTGCCGACGACTACATTGCGAAGCCCTTCCACCTGCGGGAGGTATTGGCGCGCGTCCGGGGCGTCCTTCGTCGCCGCCAGCCGCAGCAATCGCAGAGCGATCGCGAAACGCCGTCAGCGGAAGTGTACTGTTTCGAAGGACTGCGCCTTGACATTGATCGCCGCCAATTGGTCGCGGACGATGACGGGAGGGAAGTCCCTCTGACGACCGGTGAGTTCGACATGCTATGCGTACTTGTGAAGCATGCGGGCCGCGTGCTGCAACGCGAATTGTTGATGGATTTGACGAGAGGTCGAAACCTTGAGGCTTTCGATCGCACCATCGACGCGCAGATTGCTCGCCTAAGGCGCAAAATTGAACGTGATCCTACCCGCCCCGCTCTCATCAAGTCGGTTAGAGGTGTTGGATACGTCTTTAGCGCGAGGGCGACTCGCCATCGCTCCTAG
- a CDS encoding PAS domain S-box protein, whose translation MVDQTDSDISNLRRAKAELAAREAHLRSILETVPEAMVVIDERGVISSFSAAAERLFGYAESEVIGSNVKILMPSPHREAHDRYLDHYLRTGERRIIGIGRVVAGQRKDGTIFPMELSVGEATSDGRRIFTGFIRDLTSRQRVEEELRQAQKMEAVGQLTGGLAHDFNNLLTVITGNLEMIEARLQDAKLRPLLQEAQAAADDGAKLTAQLLAFGRRQPLNPKLVDLGELVTNFSKLLTRTLGEAIELSTVVNGSANLALIDISQLQNTLLNLGLNARDAMPNGGHLTIEISTTVLDRDYALMYPEVRMGHYVLVAVTDTGVGMTEEVKRHAFEPFYTTKGTGAGTGLGLSMVYGFVKQSGGHIQLYSEPDRGTSVRLFLPAAQGENRLAQAGAGDEAALEPMPRGHETILVVEDDARVRRVVVSRLRDAGYSVIEAEAGTQALKLLGEHPEISLVFTDMIMPGGMDGGELAEHVRALRPDVKMLFTSGYAEPGAAGRAAGSWLQKPYTARDLALRLRDLLD comes from the coding sequence ATGGTCGATCAGACCGACAGCGACATCAGCAATCTTAGACGCGCTAAGGCCGAATTGGCGGCGCGCGAGGCACATCTTCGGTCGATTCTCGAGACGGTTCCCGAAGCAATGGTGGTGATCGATGAAAGAGGCGTGATTTCCTCTTTCAGCGCAGCCGCAGAACGCCTGTTCGGATATGCTGAAAGCGAGGTCATTGGATCCAACGTCAAGATCTTGATGCCCTCTCCCCATCGCGAGGCGCATGACCGGTACCTGGATCACTATCTGCGCACTGGCGAACGGCGCATTATCGGAATTGGACGGGTCGTTGCGGGCCAACGAAAGGACGGCACAATATTTCCCATGGAGCTGTCGGTCGGAGAAGCGACGTCCGACGGTCGGCGGATATTCACCGGCTTTATTCGGGATCTGACCAGCCGCCAGCGTGTTGAGGAAGAGCTCAGGCAAGCGCAGAAGATGGAAGCGGTCGGGCAACTCACCGGCGGGTTGGCGCATGATTTCAACAATCTGCTGACTGTGATTACCGGGAATCTGGAAATGATCGAAGCCCGGCTGCAAGACGCGAAGTTAAGGCCTCTCTTACAAGAAGCTCAGGCCGCAGCCGACGATGGGGCAAAGCTAACGGCCCAATTGCTGGCATTCGGGCGGCGGCAGCCGCTCAACCCGAAGCTCGTCGACCTTGGTGAACTCGTCACGAACTTTTCGAAGCTGCTCACCAGAACCCTGGGCGAGGCCATAGAACTGTCCACCGTCGTAAACGGCAGCGCGAACCTCGCCTTGATCGACATCTCTCAGCTTCAGAACACTCTCCTGAACTTGGGGCTGAACGCACGCGACGCAATGCCGAACGGCGGCCACCTGACAATCGAGATCTCCACGACGGTTCTCGACCGCGATTACGCCCTGATGTACCCCGAAGTCCGAATGGGGCACTACGTTCTGGTCGCCGTCACGGACACGGGCGTCGGAATGACCGAAGAGGTCAAGCGTCATGCCTTTGAGCCGTTTTACACCACGAAGGGCACTGGTGCGGGGACAGGCCTCGGTCTCAGCATGGTCTACGGCTTTGTAAAGCAATCCGGCGGACATATTCAGCTTTATAGTGAACCCGATCGAGGAACGAGCGTGCGGCTATTCCTGCCAGCGGCACAGGGAGAAAACCGCCTTGCCCAAGCTGGCGCAGGAGATGAAGCAGCCCTTGAGCCTATGCCGAGAGGTCATGAAACAATTCTCGTCGTGGAGGACGACGCACGGGTGCGCCGCGTCGTGGTCTCGCGACTCCGCGACGCTGGATATTCCGTCATCGAAGCAGAGGCCGGTACGCAGGCCCTTAAACTTCTCGGGGAGCATCCAGAAATCTCCCTCGTCTTCACGGACATGATAATGCCGGGCGGAATGGATGGCGGCGAATTGGCCGAGCATGTTCGCGCACTCAGACCCGACGTAAAGATGCTGTTCACGTCGGGCTACGCCGAGCCGGGTGCGGCCGGCCGGGCGGCAGGAAGCTGGCTGCAAAAACCCTACACCGCCAGAGACTTGGCATTGCGGCTCCGAGACCTGCTGGATTGA
- a CDS encoding bifunctional acetate--CoA ligase family protein/GNAT family N-acetyltransferase has protein sequence MSIRNLHHAIDPGSVVIVGASNRAGSLGRVIIENVLAAGFEGEIWPVNPKYEQVAGLYCYRRVADVPSVPDLAVIVTPPKTVPALIHELGVKGTRAAVVITAGLNADQGLRQAMLDAAKPFLLRIIGPNTVGLIVPSAKLNASFAHLPAKPGGIALLSQSGAIATSLIDWAADNNVGFSKIVSLGDMADADAGDFLDLLAGDPETRAIVMYLEAISNPRKFLSAARAAARVKPVVAIKAGRHAEAAKAAATHTGALSGADRVVDAALRRAGILRIEGLGELFDATETIARFPPLERSRVAIVTNGGGAGVLAVDRLIDFGCALADLSPETVGTLDRILPTNWSRANPVDIIGDAPPHRYETAVETIAGDVGVDILIVMNCPTGLASPVDAAHAIASLAQSGTISGKPVLTCWLGGRTAREGRTVLQQAGLASYDTPSDVALAASYLAKWSKAQQALVRVPEGRDDEVHCNRDLARSVLLRVAAEGRRMLNEPEAKAVIAAYGIPVPQTMTATSPKEAEAIAGLLLAGAPKLVVKLISKSITHKSDVGGVVLDILSPVAAREAAEAIAARVKAHDPTAVVDGFTVQPMVERKHAWELLLGLTRDPIFGPVVLFGSGGVSVEVVADTAVALPPLDAALTGDLIDQTRIGKLLAGFRNEPPADRAAICKALAALSQMIVDFPCVLSVDINPLVVSPEGVIALDVRIEIDPQAVACPGPNRDLAIRPYPSDWQKQVTLAERIYHLRPIRPADAALYPDFLAKTSSADIQFRFLSSRKHFQDQMLVRLTQIDYEREMAFVALDSESGELAGIARLYADPDHEAAEYGLLVRTDLQGHGLGWALLTHLRDYAAADGLQRIEGLVLSENSKMLKMCREFGFAISPNLTDSTLRIATLTLQPQAGDS, from the coding sequence ATGAGCATTCGCAACCTTCATCACGCCATCGATCCGGGGTCGGTTGTTATTGTCGGTGCCTCAAATCGCGCCGGATCACTTGGCCGGGTGATCATCGAAAACGTGCTCGCGGCCGGATTTGAGGGAGAAATCTGGCCGGTAAATCCGAAATATGAGCAGGTGGCGGGCCTTTACTGCTATCGCCGAGTAGCGGATGTTCCAAGTGTTCCCGATCTCGCAGTTATCGTCACGCCGCCGAAAACCGTGCCGGCCCTGATCCATGAGCTGGGCGTGAAAGGAACGCGCGCTGCCGTGGTTATCACGGCGGGTCTCAACGCTGATCAAGGCTTGAGACAAGCGATGCTCGATGCCGCGAAACCATTTCTCCTTCGCATCATCGGCCCCAACACGGTGGGTCTCATCGTCCCGTCCGCGAAGCTGAATGCGAGCTTCGCGCATTTACCGGCCAAGCCAGGCGGAATCGCACTTCTTTCGCAATCCGGAGCTATCGCAACTTCGTTGATCGACTGGGCGGCGGATAACAATGTCGGTTTTTCCAAGATCGTTTCGCTCGGCGACATGGCCGACGCAGACGCCGGCGATTTTCTCGACCTTTTGGCGGGAGACCCCGAGACGCGTGCGATCGTCATGTATCTCGAGGCCATCTCCAATCCCCGGAAATTCCTGTCGGCAGCACGGGCCGCGGCTCGGGTAAAGCCGGTTGTCGCCATTAAAGCGGGCCGTCACGCCGAGGCGGCCAAAGCGGCCGCCACACATACAGGTGCGCTTTCAGGAGCCGATCGCGTCGTTGACGCGGCTTTGCGTCGTGCCGGCATCTTGAGAATAGAAGGCCTCGGCGAACTGTTCGATGCGACGGAAACGATCGCGCGCTTTCCCCCTCTTGAGCGTAGCCGTGTCGCAATCGTCACCAATGGCGGCGGTGCAGGCGTTCTCGCCGTGGATCGGCTGATCGACTTCGGGTGCGCGCTCGCGGATCTCTCTCCGGAGACTGTCGGCACCCTCGATCGAATTCTTCCCACCAATTGGTCGCGCGCCAATCCCGTTGATATTATCGGTGACGCACCACCCCATCGTTACGAGACGGCCGTTGAGACCATCGCTGGGGATGTGGGAGTGGATATCCTGATCGTCATGAATTGCCCAACGGGCCTTGCGTCCCCCGTTGATGCGGCTCATGCGATCGCTTCCCTTGCGCAGTCCGGGACAATTTCCGGCAAACCCGTTCTCACATGCTGGCTGGGCGGTCGAACCGCTCGTGAGGGTCGCACGGTGCTGCAGCAGGCCGGATTGGCGAGCTACGATACGCCGTCTGACGTCGCATTAGCGGCTTCTTACCTCGCCAAATGGTCGAAAGCGCAGCAGGCGTTGGTCAGGGTGCCAGAGGGCCGAGACGACGAAGTGCATTGCAACCGCGATCTGGCGCGATCCGTTCTCCTGAGGGTGGCGGCCGAAGGTCGCCGAATGCTGAACGAACCCGAAGCCAAGGCCGTGATTGCAGCCTATGGCATCCCCGTCCCTCAAACGATGACTGCAACGTCGCCGAAGGAGGCGGAAGCGATCGCCGGCTTGCTTCTTGCGGGCGCGCCGAAGCTAGTGGTCAAATTGATCTCGAAGTCGATCACGCACAAATCCGATGTGGGCGGTGTAGTCCTCGACATCCTGTCCCCCGTCGCCGCTCGCGAAGCTGCCGAGGCGATCGCTGCGCGGGTCAAGGCGCATGACCCGACTGCCGTTGTCGACGGTTTTACCGTGCAGCCGATGGTCGAACGCAAACATGCGTGGGAACTGCTCCTAGGCCTCACCCGAGATCCGATCTTCGGTCCGGTCGTTCTATTCGGCTCGGGCGGTGTTTCCGTGGAAGTGGTCGCAGACACTGCGGTCGCGCTTCCGCCGCTCGACGCTGCGCTTACCGGCGACCTCATCGACCAGACCCGGATAGGAAAGCTCCTCGCCGGTTTCCGTAACGAGCCGCCAGCAGACAGAGCAGCGATCTGCAAAGCGCTCGCGGCTCTCTCCCAGATGATCGTCGATTTCCCATGCGTGCTTTCGGTGGATATTAACCCGCTGGTCGTCAGCCCAGAGGGCGTGATTGCGCTCGACGTGCGCATCGAAATCGACCCGCAGGCCGTCGCGTGTCCGGGCCCCAATCGCGACCTCGCGATCCGCCCATATCCAAGCGATTGGCAAAAGCAGGTCACGCTTGCTGAGCGGATCTATCATCTGCGCCCGATCAGACCCGCAGACGCGGCACTGTATCCGGATTTTTTGGCAAAGACGTCTTCGGCTGACATCCAATTTCGTTTCTTGTCGTCGCGCAAGCACTTTCAGGATCAGATGTTGGTGAGGCTCACGCAGATCGATTACGAGCGCGAGATGGCCTTCGTCGCTCTCGATAGTGAAAGCGGCGAGCTTGCCGGAATTGCTAGGCTTTACGCTGATCCTGATCACGAGGCCGCCGAATATGGCTTGCTGGTGAGGACCGACCTGCAGGGGCATGGTCTCGGCTGGGCTCTCCTTACTCATCTGAGGGACTATGCTGCGGCAGATGGTCTGCAACGCATAGAAGGCCTCGTTCTGAGTGAAAATTCGAAAATGCTGAAAATGTGCAGAGAGTTTGGATTTGCGATTTCGCCGAATTTGACCGATTCAACGCTCAGGATCGCGACGCTTACACTGCAGCCTCAGGCGGGAGATTCTTGA